One Paraburkholderia kururiensis DNA window includes the following coding sequences:
- the glgB gene encoding 1,4-alpha-glucan branching protein GlgB, giving the protein MSERDPSAGLHAVDVEAIVDARHPDPFSQLGLHWTDNGPAVRAMLPNAARVTVIARADGRVIGELAPLHPNGLFAGFVEEAVPYRLRIDWHGVEQEIEDTYSFGPILGEEPLQRLAHGDPYAVLECLGARPMEVDGVPGVRFAVWAPNARRVSVVGDFNSWDGRRHPMRLRHNAGVWELFVPRVAAGARYKYELLSREGHPLPLKADPCAMQTERPPATASVVAKVDEIEGFAWTDHEWMQSRGARQTAQQPLTIYEVHPESWLRVNEEDRRGLTWPELAERLIPYAKSMGFTHIEFLPIAEHPFGGSWGYQPLAQFAPSARFGSPEQFAAFVNRAHEEGIGVILDWVPAHFPNDPHGLVSFDGTPLYEHADPREGYHQDWNTMIYNLGRNEVSAHLVASALAWLKRYHVDGLRVDAVASMLYRDYSRAADQWVPNIYGGRENLESIAFLKRLNHEVRYVPGAPGAITVAEESTAWPGVTSRIEDGGLGFDFKWNMGWMHDTLHYIHEDPVYRRYHHHNMTFGMVYAYSERFVLPLSHDEVVHGKGSLLGKMPGDRWQRFANLRAYFGFMWAHPGKKLLFMGGEFAQMAEFDHDGSPHWHLLDDPLHRGVQKLVRDLNRLYHDEPALYALDSDPGGFEWIIGDDAANSVFAWRRVDGAGREIVVVCNFTPVPREGYRVGLPRAGRWTEVLNTDAALYGGSNMGNAGLVVTEDIASHGKPQSAALVLPPLATIVLRAEP; this is encoded by the coding sequence ATGAGTGAACGCGATCCCTCCGCCGGCCTGCACGCAGTGGACGTGGAAGCGATCGTCGACGCCCGCCATCCCGATCCGTTCTCGCAACTCGGCCTGCACTGGACCGACAACGGTCCCGCCGTGCGCGCGATGCTGCCCAACGCGGCGCGCGTCACCGTAATTGCGCGTGCCGACGGCCGCGTGATCGGCGAACTCGCGCCGCTTCATCCCAACGGCCTCTTCGCGGGCTTTGTGGAAGAAGCTGTGCCGTACCGGCTGCGCATCGACTGGCATGGCGTCGAGCAGGAAATCGAAGACACGTACTCGTTCGGCCCGATTCTCGGCGAGGAACCCTTGCAGCGGCTCGCACACGGCGACCCGTATGCGGTGCTCGAATGCCTGGGCGCGCGGCCCATGGAAGTCGACGGCGTGCCGGGCGTGCGCTTCGCGGTATGGGCGCCGAACGCGCGGCGCGTCTCCGTGGTGGGCGACTTCAACTCGTGGGACGGGCGCCGCCACCCCATGCGGCTACGACACAACGCGGGCGTCTGGGAACTCTTCGTGCCGCGCGTCGCGGCCGGCGCGCGCTACAAGTACGAGCTGCTTTCGCGCGAGGGCCATCCCCTGCCGCTCAAAGCGGACCCGTGCGCGATGCAGACGGAGCGGCCGCCTGCGACGGCATCGGTCGTGGCGAAGGTGGACGAGATCGAAGGCTTCGCCTGGACCGATCACGAATGGATGCAGTCGCGCGGCGCGCGGCAGACCGCGCAGCAGCCGTTGACCATCTACGAGGTCCATCCCGAATCGTGGCTGCGCGTGAACGAGGAAGACCGGCGCGGCCTCACGTGGCCCGAGCTGGCGGAGCGGCTCATTCCGTACGCGAAGAGCATGGGCTTCACGCACATCGAATTCCTGCCCATTGCCGAGCATCCGTTCGGCGGGTCCTGGGGCTATCAGCCGCTTGCGCAGTTCGCGCCTTCGGCGCGGTTCGGTTCGCCCGAGCAGTTCGCGGCCTTCGTGAATCGCGCCCACGAAGAAGGGATCGGCGTGATTCTCGACTGGGTGCCGGCGCATTTTCCGAACGACCCGCATGGCCTCGTCTCGTTCGACGGCACGCCGCTCTACGAACACGCCGACCCGCGCGAGGGCTATCACCAGGACTGGAACACGATGATCTACAACCTGGGCCGCAACGAGGTCAGCGCGCACCTGGTGGCGTCGGCGCTCGCGTGGCTCAAGCGCTATCACGTCGACGGGCTGCGTGTGGACGCGGTGGCGTCCATGCTCTATCGCGACTACTCGCGCGCGGCGGACCAGTGGGTGCCGAACATCTACGGCGGGCGCGAGAACCTCGAATCCATCGCGTTTCTCAAGCGGCTCAATCACGAGGTGCGCTACGTGCCGGGCGCACCCGGCGCGATCACGGTGGCGGAGGAATCCACGGCGTGGCCCGGCGTCACGTCGCGCATCGAAGACGGCGGACTCGGCTTCGACTTCAAGTGGAACATGGGCTGGATGCACGACACGCTCCACTACATTCACGAAGACCCGGTGTACCGGCGCTACCACCATCACAACATGACCTTCGGCATGGTCTACGCGTATTCGGAGCGCTTCGTGCTGCCGCTTTCGCACGACGAGGTGGTGCACGGCAAAGGGTCGCTGCTCGGCAAGATGCCCGGCGACCGCTGGCAGCGCTTCGCGAACCTGCGCGCGTATTTCGGTTTCATGTGGGCGCACCCCGGCAAGAAGCTGCTCTTCATGGGCGGCGAGTTCGCGCAGATGGCCGAGTTCGATCACGACGGCTCGCCGCATTGGCATCTGCTCGACGACCCGCTGCATCGTGGCGTGCAAAAGCTCGTGCGCGACCTCAACCGCCTCTATCACGACGAGCCCGCGCTCTACGCGCTGGACAGCGACCCGGGCGGCTTCGAATGGATCATCGGCGACGACGCGGCAAACAGCGTGTTCGCCTGGCGCCGCGTGGACGGCGCGGGCCGCGAGATCGTCGTGGTCTGCAACTTCACGCCGGTGCCGCGCGAAGGCTACCGCGTAGGCCTGCCGCGCGCGGGCCGCTGGACTGAAGTGCTCAACACGGACGCGGCGCTGTACGGAGGATCGAACATGGGCAACGCCGGGCTCGTCGTGACGGAAGACATTGCGAGCCACGGCAAACCGCAGTCCGCCGCGCTCGTGCTGCCGCCGCTCGCCACGATCGTGCTGCGCGCGGAGCCGTGA
- the glgX gene encoding glycogen debranching protein GlgX has protein sequence MSNILPDRLQPGAPYPLGATWDGLGTNFAVFSANAWRIELCLFDPTGRKEISRYTLPECTDEVWHGYLPGAHPGTVYGFRAHGPYQPQHGHRFNPHKLLLDPYARRLVGQFRWSDALFSYRVHSNRLDLSIDRRDSAPAMPKCVVEDSTFDWSHDVRPNVPWGSSVILETHVRGLTMQREDLRPHERGTFAGLTAPGVIEHLHKLGVTAVELLPVHAFLHDRFLVARGLHNYWGYNTAAFFAPEPAYLSTHHPDEMRIAIRQLHAAGIEVILDVVYNHTCEGNELGPTVCWRGLDNASYYRLIPGDERHHINDTGCGNTLNLSHPRVLQMVIDSLRYWATSYNVDGFRFDLGVTLGREATGFDPGSGFFDVLRQDPVLSRCKLISEPWDIGPGGYQLGNLPPGFAEWNDRFRDSVRRYWRGDPGQRPDLAARLTGSADFFNRRFRKPWSSVNFVTSHDGFTLADLVSYTHKHNEANGEGNNDGHNENWSANWGAEGPTDDPAVRETRERVSRSMLATLLIALGTPMLLLGDEACRTQQGNNNAYCQDNALSWYDWSLAASDEGRKMTAFVARAIALRKDHPLLRETRFLFGDREVLPGVYDIGWFDERGDPLSIEAWQDPEGRAFTLRRAGAALDGETEVLLMMLNASGDALTFTPPPPHLEWHVLMDTAEPEAPTRPLGATELKVAAHTMVVLGARPSGEADWQTGWMPGAQHGERLLTALPPDPGTLSPDAAADGPEAPPVSHRNEPPHEA, from the coding sequence ATGTCGAACATCCTGCCGGACCGGCTTCAGCCGGGTGCGCCTTACCCGCTCGGAGCCACCTGGGACGGACTCGGCACCAACTTCGCAGTGTTTTCGGCGAACGCGTGGCGCATCGAGCTGTGCCTGTTCGATCCGACCGGCCGCAAGGAAATCTCGCGCTACACGCTGCCCGAATGCACCGACGAGGTCTGGCACGGCTATCTGCCCGGCGCGCATCCGGGCACCGTGTACGGGTTTCGCGCGCACGGTCCGTATCAGCCGCAGCACGGGCATCGCTTCAATCCGCACAAGCTGTTGCTGGACCCGTACGCGCGGCGCCTCGTCGGGCAGTTCCGCTGGTCGGATGCGCTCTTCAGCTATCGCGTGCATTCGAACCGGCTGGACCTTTCCATCGACCGACGCGACTCCGCGCCCGCCATGCCCAAGTGCGTGGTAGAGGACAGCACCTTCGACTGGTCGCACGACGTGCGCCCCAACGTGCCGTGGGGCAGCAGCGTAATTCTCGAGACGCACGTGCGCGGCCTCACCATGCAGCGCGAAGATTTGCGGCCGCACGAGCGCGGCACCTTCGCGGGCCTCACGGCGCCGGGCGTGATCGAGCATCTGCACAAGCTGGGCGTGACCGCCGTGGAGCTGCTACCCGTGCATGCGTTCCTGCACGACCGCTTCCTCGTGGCGCGCGGCCTGCACAACTACTGGGGCTACAACACGGCCGCGTTCTTCGCGCCGGAGCCCGCGTATCTCTCCACGCATCATCCCGACGAAATGCGCATCGCGATCCGGCAACTGCATGCGGCCGGTATCGAGGTCATTCTGGACGTGGTCTACAACCACACCTGCGAAGGCAACGAACTGGGGCCCACGGTGTGCTGGCGCGGGCTCGACAACGCGAGCTATTACCGCCTCATTCCCGGCGACGAACGGCATCACATCAACGACACGGGCTGCGGCAACACGCTCAATCTCTCGCATCCGCGCGTGCTGCAGATGGTGATCGATTCGCTGCGCTACTGGGCCACCTCGTACAACGTGGACGGCTTCCGCTTCGACCTGGGCGTGACGCTGGGCCGCGAGGCCACGGGCTTCGATCCGGGCTCCGGCTTCTTCGACGTGCTGCGTCAGGACCCCGTGCTCTCGCGATGCAAGCTCATCTCTGAGCCGTGGGACATCGGCCCCGGCGGCTATCAGCTCGGCAACCTGCCGCCGGGCTTCGCGGAATGGAACGACCGCTTTCGCGACAGCGTGCGGCGCTATTGGCGCGGCGACCCGGGCCAGCGGCCCGATCTCGCCGCGCGGCTCACGGGCTCGGCGGACTTTTTCAACCGGCGCTTTCGCAAGCCGTGGTCGTCGGTCAACTTCGTCACCTCGCATGACGGCTTCACGCTGGCCGACCTCGTTTCGTACACGCACAAGCACAACGAGGCGAACGGCGAAGGCAACAACGACGGCCACAACGAAAACTGGAGCGCGAACTGGGGCGCCGAAGGGCCCACCGACGACCCCGCGGTGCGCGAAACCCGCGAACGCGTGTCGCGCTCCATGCTCGCTACGCTCCTGATCGCGCTCGGCACGCCGATGTTGCTCCTCGGCGACGAAGCATGCCGAACGCAGCAAGGAAACAACAATGCGTACTGTCAGGACAACGCACTATCGTGGTATGACTGGTCGCTTGCCGCATCCGACGAAGGCCGGAAAATGACGGCGTTCGTCGCACGTGCCATTGCGCTGCGCAAGGACCATCCGCTGCTGCGCGAAACGCGTTTTCTCTTCGGCGACCGCGAAGTGCTGCCGGGTGTCTACGATATCGGCTGGTTCGACGAGCGCGGCGATCCGCTCTCCATCGAGGCATGGCAAGACCCCGAAGGGCGCGCGTTCACGCTGCGCCGCGCGGGGGCCGCGCTGGACGGCGAAACGGAAGTGCTGCTCATGATGCTCAACGCATCCGGCGACGCGCTCACGTTCACGCCGCCTCCGCCGCATCTGGAATGGCACGTGCTGATGGATACGGCAGAACCCGAAGCGCCGACGCGACCGCTCGGCGCAACGGAACTCAAGGTGGCGGCGCATACGATGGTCGTGCTGGGCGCGCGGCCCTCGGGCGAGGCAGACTGGCAGACGGGCTGGATGCCAGGTGCTCAGCATGGCGAACGATTGCTGACCGCCCTGCCGCCCGACCCCGGCACGCTCTCGCCCGACGCTGCCGCCGACGGTCCCGAAGCGCCGCCCGTCAGCCACCGCAACGAACCGCCGCACGAGGCTTAG
- the treS gene encoding maltose alpha-D-glucosyltransferase, whose product MKRDDTPAGTLQVRAAGAVETQPQAVAAEARQAGARKARRSHTSQLSDDPLWYKDAVIYQVHVKSFFDSNNDGVGDFPGLLAKLDYIAGLGVTAIWLLPFYPSPRRDDGYDIADYRNVHPDYGHLSDVRRFIQEAHARGIRVITELVINHTSDQHPWFQRARRARPGSNHRNYYVWSDNDTKYAGTRIIFIDSEPSNWTHDPVAGAYYWHRFYSHQPDLNFDNPAVMREVLQIMRFWLDMGIDGLRLDAVPYLVEREGTTNENLPETHAILKKIRATIDAEYPNRMLLAEANQWPEDVQEYFGNEDECHMAFHFPLMPRIYMAIASEDRFPIIDIMKQTPDLLPSCQWAIFLRNHDELTLEMVTDSERDYLWNTYASDRRARLNLGIRRRLAPLMERDRRRIELINSLLFSMPGTPVIYYGDELGMGDNIHLGDRDGVRTPMQWSSDRNGGFSRADPEQLVLPPVMGSLYGFDAVNVEAQSRDPHSLLNWTRRMLATRRAKQAFGRGTLRFLRPNNRKILAYLREMPGEPPIMCVANLSRAPQAVELDLSEFSGMVPIEMTADSVFPAIGQLPYLLTFPPYGFLWFQLCTGDQRPAWSQPMSEQLPEFVTVVIREGQTGATPENIRLLESEVLPSWLSRRRWFASKDQKLRAVRLAALTTIPEGGFAFTEIEADLGDHTERYVLPIAITWGMDTTTPLHIQLALARVRRGRTIGHLTDAFALPLFAHGVLRKLRQRAAVPTVQKSEIRFIPTERFSELDALGEMPEVRWLAAEQSNSSLVIADTAVLKLVRRLMPGVHPEAEMSRYLTHVGYANTPPLYGEVVRVDPQGVPHTLAILQGYVDNQGDAWNWALDYLRRTIDELALAAANGSDGEPITGSENEAIEGYRAFAGAIGKRLGELHVALASPTDDPAFAPEPAKPEHIAAWIEDTQTMLASALDVLAQQLGPNSTLSPDTREIAQSLMDRRAALTQAVANLVPLDAVAWRTRIHGDFHLGQVLVAQGDAWLIDFEGEPARPLEERRDKSSPLRDVAGLLRSLSYASAAAQPTTENAPQQTADRKRALFERFRGYAMESFLSHYRAAVAESRIPLVSAAHEQALLDLFLIGKAAYEIRYEAANRPTWIGLPVRGLAAIASRVLGDTGASGEATTSTPNTPSGDDHE is encoded by the coding sequence ATGAAACGTGACGACACTCCTGCGGGTACGTTGCAGGTCCGCGCCGCCGGCGCCGTCGAAACGCAACCGCAAGCCGTGGCCGCGGAGGCGCGGCAAGCCGGCGCGCGCAAGGCGCGGCGCAGCCACACCTCGCAGCTTTCCGACGACCCGCTCTGGTACAAGGACGCCGTGATCTACCAGGTGCACGTGAAGTCGTTCTTCGATTCGAACAACGACGGCGTGGGCGACTTTCCGGGCCTGCTCGCGAAGCTCGACTACATCGCGGGGCTGGGCGTCACCGCGATCTGGCTGCTGCCGTTCTACCCTTCGCCGCGCCGCGACGACGGCTACGACATCGCCGACTATCGCAACGTGCATCCCGACTACGGGCATCTCTCGGACGTGCGCCGCTTCATTCAGGAAGCGCACGCGCGCGGCATTCGCGTCATTACGGAACTGGTCATCAACCACACCTCGGACCAGCATCCGTGGTTCCAGCGTGCGCGCCGCGCGCGGCCCGGCTCGAATCATCGCAACTACTACGTGTGGTCCGACAACGATACGAAGTACGCGGGCACGCGCATCATCTTCATCGACAGCGAGCCTTCCAACTGGACGCATGATCCGGTGGCAGGCGCCTACTACTGGCACCGCTTCTACTCGCATCAGCCCGACCTCAATTTCGACAACCCGGCCGTGATGCGCGAAGTGCTGCAGATCATGCGCTTCTGGCTCGACATGGGCATCGACGGGCTGCGGCTCGACGCCGTGCCGTACCTCGTGGAACGCGAAGGCACCACCAACGAGAACCTGCCGGAAACCCACGCCATCCTGAAGAAGATTCGCGCCACCATCGACGCCGAATACCCCAACCGCATGCTGCTCGCCGAAGCGAACCAGTGGCCCGAAGACGTGCAGGAGTATTTCGGCAACGAAGACGAATGCCACATGGCGTTCCACTTCCCGCTCATGCCGCGCATCTACATGGCGATTGCGAGCGAAGACCGCTTCCCGATCATCGACATCATGAAGCAGACGCCGGATCTGCTGCCCAGCTGCCAGTGGGCCATTTTCCTGCGCAATCACGACGAACTCACGCTGGAGATGGTCACGGATTCCGAGCGCGACTACCTCTGGAACACCTACGCGAGCGACCGCCGCGCGCGCCTGAACCTCGGCATCCGCCGCAGGCTCGCGCCGCTCATGGAGCGCGACCGCCGCCGCATCGAACTCATCAATTCGCTGCTGTTTTCCATGCCGGGCACGCCCGTCATCTACTACGGCGACGAACTGGGCATGGGCGACAACATCCACCTGGGCGACCGCGACGGCGTGCGCACGCCGATGCAATGGTCGTCGGACCGCAACGGCGGGTTCTCGCGCGCCGACCCCGAACAGCTCGTACTGCCGCCCGTGATGGGCTCGCTCTACGGCTTCGATGCCGTGAACGTGGAAGCGCAGAGCCGCGACCCGCATTCGCTGCTCAACTGGACGCGCCGCATGCTCGCCACGCGGCGCGCGAAGCAGGCGTTCGGGCGCGGCACGCTGCGTTTTCTGCGCCCGAACAACCGCAAGATCCTCGCGTACCTGCGCGAGATGCCTGGCGAGCCGCCCATCATGTGCGTCGCCAATCTGTCGCGTGCGCCGCAGGCCGTGGAGCTCGACCTCTCCGAGTTCTCGGGCATGGTGCCCATCGAAATGACCGCCGATTCGGTGTTTCCGGCCATCGGCCAGTTGCCGTATTTGCTCACCTTCCCGCCGTACGGCTTCCTGTGGTTCCAGCTCTGCACGGGCGACCAGCGGCCCGCGTGGAGCCAGCCCATGTCAGAACAGTTGCCCGAATTCGTCACGGTGGTGATCCGCGAAGGTCAGACCGGCGCGACGCCCGAAAACATCCGCCTGCTCGAATCCGAAGTGCTGCCATCGTGGCTCTCGCGACGCCGCTGGTTCGCATCGAAAGACCAGAAGCTGCGCGCCGTGCGCCTTGCCGCACTCACCACGATTCCCGAAGGCGGCTTCGCGTTCACGGAGATCGAAGCAGATCTCGGCGACCACACCGAGCGCTACGTGCTGCCCATCGCCATCACCTGGGGCATGGACACCACCACGCCGCTGCACATTCAGCTGGCGCTCGCGCGCGTACGTCGCGGACGCACCATCGGGCACCTCACGGACGCCTTCGCGCTGCCGCTCTTCGCGCACGGCGTGCTGCGCAAGCTGCGCCAGCGCGCGGCCGTGCCCACGGTGCAGAAGAGCGAGATCCGCTTCATTCCGACGGAGCGCTTCAGCGAACTCGACGCGCTGGGCGAAATGCCCGAAGTGCGCTGGCTCGCCGCGGAGCAAAGCAACAGCTCGCTCGTGATTGCGGACACCGCCGTGCTCAAACTCGTGCGCCGTCTGATGCCGGGCGTGCACCCCGAAGCGGAGATGAGCCGCTACCTCACGCACGTGGGCTACGCGAACACGCCGCCGCTCTACGGCGAAGTGGTGCGCGTGGACCCGCAGGGCGTGCCGCATACGCTCGCCATCCTGCAAGGCTATGTCGACAACCAGGGCGACGCGTGGAACTGGGCGCTCGACTACCTGCGCCGCACCATCGACGAACTCGCGCTCGCGGCGGCCAACGGCAGCGACGGCGAGCCGATCACGGGCAGCGAGAACGAAGCGATAGAGGGCTACCGCGCGTTTGCCGGCGCCATCGGCAAGCGTCTGGGCGAACTGCACGTCGCCCTTGCTTCACCCACCGACGACCCCGCCTTCGCGCCCGAGCCCGCAAAGCCCGAGCACATCGCCGCATGGATAGAAGACACGCAGACCATGCTGGCCAGCGCGCTCGACGTGCTGGCCCAGCAACTCGGCCCGAACAGCACGCTTTCGCCCGACACGCGCGAAATCGCGCAAAGCCTCATGGACCGCCGCGCCGCACTCACCCAGGCCGTCGCCAACCTCGTGCCGCTCGACGCCGTGGCGTGGCGCACGCGCATTCACGGCGACTTCCACCTGGGTCAGGTGCTGGTGGCCCAGGGCGATGCGTGGCTGATCGACTTCGAGGGCGAACCGGCGCGCCCGCTCGAAGAACGGCGCGACAAGTCGAGCCCGCTGCGCGACGTGGCGGGGCTCTTGCGCTCGCTCTCCTATGCGAGCGCCGCGGCGCAGCCCACCACCGAAAACGCGCCGCAACAGACCGCCGACCGCAAGCGCGCGCTCTTCGAACGGTTCCGCGGCTACGCCATGGAGAGCTTCCTCAGCCACTATCGCGCGGCAGTGGCTGAGTCGCGCATTCCGCTCGTTTCCGCGGCGCACGAGCAGGCGCTGCTGGACCTGTTCCTGATCGGCAAGGCGGCCTACGAAATCCGCTACGAGGCCGCGAACCGGCCGACGTGGATCGGCCTGCCGGTGCGCGGGCTCGCCGCCATCGCGAGCCGCGTGCTCGGCGATACGGGCGCCTCGGGCGAGGCCACGACCAGCACGCCGAACACGCCCAGTGGAGACGATCATGAGTGA